From the genome of Streptomyces ficellus:
CGAGACCCGCTTGTAGACCAGGTTCGCCACCGAGGGGCCCCTTCCGTACGGAGGATCGGACCCTATCTGTCGTCAAACCCTGTCAGCAATCACCATCGGATCTGATTGGATTCGGGCCGCCATGAACCCCCGTATTCCCGGAGGTCATTGGACACGTCGGCCGCCTGTCGTCAAACGATCGTCTGACGACACTTCGCCCATGTCACGATCAGGGGCGCGACGGTGCGGGCATCGCCGCCAGCAGGGTGTCGAGTTCGGACTGCATAGCGTGCGGGAAGCCGATGAAGAACTTGTTGACCAGGGGCACGGCCCAGCGTGCCTTGCTGGCGATGTTGTAGACCCGCAGCGTCACTCGGGTGCCCGTGCGCTCGGGCTGCAGGGCGTACTCCCGGCGGGCCCACCAGGATCCCTGGGCGCCGACGCATGTGTCCGACTCGTCCACGGCGACGTAGCCGTCGGGGACCTTGGCCACCAATGCTCGTCGTACCTGTGCGGGCGGCAGATCTACGTATCCGGTGGCCTCGGCCAGCAGCTTGCGGTTGTTCTGGGTTGTCCCTGCGGGTGTATGCGGATGTGCGTTGCGGATGGTCATGTGCGTCCTGTCGCCTGAGGCGGTGGTGGTGTGCTGGGGGTGCGGCCGTTGCCGAGTATCCGCTGGAGGGTTCGGCGCGGCATGGTGCGGGTGACAGCGGCGAAGACGGTGTTCTTCTTGCCGGAGATGATGGTGGGACGATGGCGGCGTTCCAGGGCTGCAATGGCGGTGGCCGCTACCTGCTCGGGGGTTTGCACCATGACGGCCGGCACCTGATCGCCCGTATGTGGCTGGGACTTCGTGGCCGTCATGCCAGGACACAGCCCCATCACATAGACCCCGCGTGGTCGTTGCTCGGCCCACAGCGACTCGGAGAACGAGGCCACGAACGCCTTGGTGGCGCTGTAGATGCTCAGCTGCGGCATGGGCGCGAACGCGAGCGTGGAGGCCACGTTGATCAGCGCATCTCCCGATCGGGCACCGTTGAGGAAGGCGTGCGCCAAGGTCACCAGGGCATCGCAGTTCAGCCGGATCATGGATGTGGCCTGCTCCGCCGACACTTCGACGAACGGTCCGGCAGCGGCCGCGCCCGCGTTGTTGACCAGCAGGTCGTAGCGGGATTTCTGCAGTTCCTGCCGTACGCGCCGGCATCCCGCTTCCGTGGCCAGGTCGGCGGCGAGGGCGTGGTGGCCAGGGCCGAGCTCACCAGCCAGCGCGTCCAGGCGTTCCTGGCTGCGGGCCACCGCGGTGATGGTGTATCCGCTCGCGGCAAGCCGGCGTGTCAAGGCCCTTCCGATGCCCTCGCTGGCGCCGGTCACCAGCGCCCTGCGTCGTCCGGTCATCGCTCGGCCTGCGGCTTGGTGTCGGGCGAGAAGATGAAGGAGATGCGTTCCATGACGGGCTTGCGCTGGGTGTTGTGGAAGGCTGCCACCCGCCACTGCTCGTCCGCGTCACGCACCAGTGTGTAGGTCTGGACCTTGGACAGCTTGTCCGGCTTGTCGCCGGTGTAGTCGTCGCCGCGGCCGGTGATCACGGCCGTATCCGGGGTGAGGAAGCGGACGTCGAGGTAGGTGCCGGCGAGCTTGCTGCCTTCGAGGAAGTCGTCGAAGAGGGCAGCGTGGGAGTCGGTGATGTCCTTGCGGCCTTCGTAGTGGCTGCCGACGAAAGTGGTGTAGGTGGCGTCCTTGGTGAACTGCTTGCCGTAGGCATCGGCGTCGTTGCGGTCCCATGCCTCGATGAGGGAGTCCATGACGGCGCAGACGGCGGCATGGTCTTGGTGCGTGGCGTGAGTGCCGGTGGGGGTCACCTTCATGCAGTCCGCCTGGCCGGTTTGGTGCACATCGGAGGTGGTCTTGAGCCAGAGGTATCCGCCTCCAGCGGCCACGGCCACGGTCAGCGCCGAGATACCCAGCGCTCGTTTGAGGCGCCTTCGGCGCGGCCGGGCTGAGGGCGTGGGGGAGATGGTGTCGTGGGCGGGCGTGGCTGTGTGTTCAGTGGTCATCAGGGTGCTCGCTTAGGTTTCTGAACCGTTCCGGGTTCGGTGGAGACTCGATTCCGTGAAAGGAGTGAGTCATGGCACGTCCCTCCTCCTACCCTGCTGAGCTGTGCAAACGAGCGGTCCGTATGGTCGCCGAAGTCCGTGGTGCCTACCCGAACGAGTCGGCTGCGTTGCGGGCGGTCGCGCAGAAGCTCCGCATTGGTTCCGCCGAGACGCTGCGCAATTGGGTCAGGCGGGACGAGGTCGACTCCGGGCAAGCTGAGGTCTCCACCCAACCCGGAACGGTTTATTCTGTGGGTTGGGTTTGCCTGGTCGACGGTGTACTCGGATCACCGCCGGGCCGTCTTGCGGCTGTCCGGTCGTTTCTGTGCGCAGTCGGGATTACCGCTGGGCGGCGGGGATCAGGCCGGGTGCGGTCTTGAAGGAGATCGCCTCCATCAGCGGCTTGCGTTTGGTGTTCTGGAACGCCGCGATGCGCCACTGGCCGTCCGCCTCGCGGACCAGCGTGTAGGTCTGGACTTTGGAGAGCTTCTCCGGGCGCTTGCCCTTGTAGGTGTCGCCGCGGCCGGTCACCACGGCGACATCCGGTGCCGGGAAGCGGACGTCGAGGACCTCGTCCGCCAGCCGGGTGCCCTTGAGGTACTTCGCGAAGAGGACGCGGTGGCTGTCGGCTATGTCCTGGCGGCCCTGGTAGTAGGTGCCGACGAAGGTGACGTAGGTCGCGTCGTCGGTGAAGGGCGCCGCGTAGGCGTCGGCGTCGCGGCGGCGCCAGGCGTCGACGAGCGAGTCGATGACGCCGGTGACGGCCTGCCGGTCATGTTCGGTAGCCATGGTGTCTCCCTTTGATAGGCTACAAGGTATCTGCACAAGGACATTATCTGCATGCGTGCAGATTTAACCGTAAGGGATGGGCGGAACAGTGGCAAATCGTGGAAATCCCCGCGAGGGGGAGATCTTCCGCGCCTACCTAGACGCGGTGGGCCTGCACAGCATCGCCGCAGCCACAGCCGCCGGACTGCAGGCCACGGAGTGGTACGCGTTGAGCCAGCTTGCCCTCGCCGACGGGCTCACCTCCGGGCAGCTGTCGGAGCGCACCGGCCTGACGACGGGGGCGACTACCCGCCTAATCGATCGCCTGGAGCGCGCCGGCTATGTCCGCCGGGCCGCCGACCCCGCGGATCGCCGCAAGGTCATCGTCAAGCCGGTATCCGAGGCCCTGGCAGGCATCGCCGCCCTGGTCGCACCCGCCCGCCGCACCATCGCCGCGGTCCTCGACCGCTACACCCCGGAGCAGCGGGCAGTGCTGTTCGACTACTTCGAGCACGCCGCCCCGGCCTTTCGAGAAGCCACCGAGCAGATCCGAGCTGGGAACGTCACGCCATCCTGACGCGTCCTGCCATATCAGCGAGTTCCGCAGCGACGCCGCCCCGAGAGAAGCCGTGGGCCTCGCGCTACGTGCGCGTCGGGGACGGCGGATCAGCCCACTGCCGACGATCTGTACCTCAAGATCGGTGATGGCCTGCTCGGTGAAGCAGCCTCGCTGCTCAACGCCTCGGTCAGCGCGGCTTCGTGGTCGATCGTTCGGCGGCATCCGCCCGGGTGCGGGGACGGGGCACTGTGAGGCCCAGGTCGAGGCGCTTGTCCATAACGAGGCGGAAGGTGCCGTACGGGTTGACGTTGGACCAGAACAGCGCGGTCAGCCCGCGCCGGTCCTCCTTGCTCTTGATGGGCCGGGTGAGCGTGGCGCCGAGGGCCGGCCACCCGGCTGCGCGCCCACCTCGGACTGCCTGCCGACGCACACCCGGCACCGGAGGTCCGCCCGGTCTTCCACGGCTTCAGCCCGCAGGTGGTGCCGCGCCCCGAGGACTGGCCGTCCTGGGCCGGCGCGGCGGGCT
Proteins encoded in this window:
- a CDS encoding SDR family NAD(P)-dependent oxidoreductase, encoding MTGRRRALVTGASEGIGRALTRRLAASGYTITAVARSQERLDALAGELGPGHHALAADLATEAGCRRVRQELQKSRYDLLVNNAGAAAAGPFVEVSAEQATSMIRLNCDALVTLAHAFLNGARSGDALINVASTLAFAPMPQLSIYSATKAFVASFSESLWAEQRPRGVYVMGLCPGMTATKSQPHTGDQVPAVMVQTPEQVAATAIAALERRHRPTIISGKKNTVFAAVTRTMPRRTLQRILGNGRTPSTPPPPQATGRT
- a CDS encoding SgcJ/EcaC family oxidoreductase; translation: MTTEHTATPAHDTISPTPSARPRRRRLKRALGISALTVAVAAGGGYLWLKTTSDVHQTGQADCMKVTPTGTHATHQDHAAVCAVMDSLIEAWDRNDADAYGKQFTKDATYTTFVGSHYEGRKDITDSHAALFDDFLEGSKLAGTYLDVRFLTPDTAVITGRGDDYTGDKPDKLSKVQTYTLVRDADEQWRVAAFHNTQRKPVMERISFIFSPDTKPQAER
- a CDS encoding SgcJ/EcaC family oxidoreductase: MATEHDRQAVTGVIDSLVDAWRRRDADAYAAPFTDDATYVTFVGTYYQGRQDIADSHRVLFAKYLKGTRLADEVLDVRFPAPDVAVVTGRGDTYKGKRPEKLSKVQTYTLVREADGQWRIAAFQNTKRKPLMEAISFKTAPGLIPAAQR
- a CDS encoding MarR family transcriptional regulator → MGLHSIAAATAAGLQATEWYALSQLALADGLTSGQLSERTGLTTGATTRLIDRLERAGYVRRAADPADRRKVIVKPVSEALAGIAALVAPARRTIAAVLDRYTPEQRAVLFDYFEHAAPAFREATEQIRAGNVTPS